In Bacteroidota bacterium, the DNA window CGTCTTCGCGGTCATGGCATGCGCCTGCCGCATGAGTGGCGCTCGATCGAGCGGCGTCTCGATGTGATTCCCGCGCTTGGCCCCTGCTTCGAGGACGACGCAAAGAAAGTCGCGAGATCGCCGCAGCCATGCCCGGGCGGGCTCGGCATCTTGTCAGTCCTGATCCTTCTCCATGCCCCTCGTCATCACGCCGCCGGGCGTGCCTCGAAGTCTCGCCCGTCGCGCATCATCCCGTAGAGGACGGTTGCCAGCTTGCGTGCGAGCGCGACGCGGGCTTTCCAGCTGCCGGCGCGGTCTGCGAGACGGGCAGCCCAGTCTCGCAGGCCGAGGGGCATCCGTGTGCGGAACATGATGACGCTGGCGGCCTCGAACAGCAGGCGCCGGGTGAGGCGATCGCCGCACTTCGAGATGCGCCCGCCAATATCGACCTCGCCCGACTGGTAGCGCGTCGGCGTCAGTCCCAGATAGGCGCCGACATCGCTCGAGCGTCTGAAGCGACCCGGATCCTCGATCGCTGACGCGAAGGCGATGGCAGTAATCGGACCGACACCGGGTGCGGTCATGAGACGGCGGCAGGTCTCATCCTCGCGCGCGATACGGCCGAGCTGGCGATCGAACCTGCGCCGTCGGTCTCGAAGCATCGCCAACGTCTCAAGGAGGCCATTGAGCAGGTCGCTGACCATCGGATCAGCGGGCATTGCCTGGCGCACGGCGCGATCGAAAGAGCCTCCCTTGCCGGGACCGAGAAGAATGCCGAAGGTCTTGGCCAGCCCCCGGATCTTGTTGATGAGGGCAGTGCACATGCGCACGAGCTGATCCCGGGCGACAACGATCGCCCGCACCCGGTGCGTTGCCATCGATTTCATCGGGACTGCGTCGTACCAGCCAGAGCGGACGAGCTGCGCAAGCCCGCGGGCATCGTTGCGATCGGTCTTGTTGGCCTGGAGCTTAAGTGCCGCAGCCGCCCGACGAGCGTGGATGCAATCGATCGGTATGCCGGCATCGCTCAGGCCATGCGAAAGCCAGACCGCGACCGGACCGGTTTCCATGCCCGCCCTAAGCAAGTCAGGGGCGTGACGGGCAAGGCAGGCCGCGATCGCCTCAATCTTCGTGGGCACCTTGCCCTGCCAGACTGCCATACCATTCGCGTCAACCACGCAGATCGCAGTTTCCTTCACCGAGACGTCCAGTCCCGCATAGTGCGTCATCGTCCTTCCTCCTCTGCAACGACGACGCAGCGTAGTGTACGAAGGCTGACACCCCCGATTACGCCATGTGGTTCACGTGCCAACCCGCGTTGTTCAGCAGGCCTGTGACCATGCGATAGCCGTAGCGCCCGTAGTCGCGGGCCAGAGCGATGATGTCCTCGGTCAGGAAGGCTTCATCGGCACGGCCCCGCGGGACGCCGTGCTGGGTGGAGCGGTGCTGTCCGAGCGTGCGGACCAAGCGCACCACCCGGACTTGCAGAGAAACGGGCACGCCGAGCGTCTGTTGCACGCTCTCGATGCAGCCTCGGCGACGCGCGGGGCTCAGAAGTAATGGGATGGACCGCCCCTCCTGCCTCGGCTCGGATCGAGGCACCTGTCATGAGCCACAGAAGAGGAGGCAAGCCATGAACGAGATCCGTGTCGTCGGGATCGACCTCGGGAAGAACGTCTTTCATCTGATCTGCATGGACGGAGACGGGCAGATCGTGAAGCGCAGGCGGTGCTCACGGCCCCAGCTGTTCGCCTTCTTCCGCAATCGGCCGTCCTGTCTGGTCGGTATGGAGGCTTGCGCGAGTGCGCACTTCATCGGTCGAACGCTGGCTGAGGTGGGCCACGAGGCACGGCTGATGCCGGCGCAATACGTGAAGCCCTATGTCGGTCAGCAGAAGAACGACTTCGCCGACGCTGAAGCCATTGCTGAGGCTGTCCAGCGGCCGCGTATGCGCTTTGTGCCGATCAAGACCCGCGAGCAGCTCGAGCTACAGGCCGTGCATCGCGTGCGCGATCGGCTCGTCGCGCGGCGGACGGCAGTCAGCAACCAGATCCGAGGGCTTCTCGTCGAGCACGGCATCGTCATGCGCAAGGGCCGGGGCGGCTTTCGCGGCTTCGTGCCGGCGCTGCTGAGCGACGAGGCCGGCCCGCTCCCACCGGCGATGCGCCAGCTTGTCGGCGGGCTTTGGGAGGAATGGTGTGCCACCGATGCCGCCGTTCAGGACCTCAGTCGCCAGCTCGAACACCTTGCCAAGAAGGACGAGGCTTGCCGCCGCCTGATGACGGTGCCTGGCGTCGGCGCTCTGGTC includes these proteins:
- a CDS encoding IS110 family transposase — protein: MNEIRVVGIDLGKNVFHLICMDGDGQIVKRRRCSRPQLFAFFRNRPSCLVGMEACASAHFIGRTLAEVGHEARLMPAQYVKPYVGQQKNDFADAEAIAEAVQRPRMRFVPIKTREQLELQAVHRVRDRLVARRTAVSNQIRGLLVEHGIVMRKGRGGFRGFVPALLSDEAGPLPPAMRQLVGGLWEEWCATDAAVQDLSRQLEHLAKKDEACRRLMTVPGVGALVATAMVAAVADGSAFARGRDFAAWLGLVPQQMSTGGKTRLGSITKRGNTYLRRMFIHGARSFRLNGNREAHRIGAWLDDLDRRMHKNVATVALANKLARIAWSVLRGGEEYRGRVGAA
- a CDS encoding IS110 family transposase, with the protein product MTHYAGLDVSVKETAICVVDANGMAVWQGKVPTKIEAIAACLARHAPDLLRAGMETGPVAVWLSHGLSDAGIPIDCIHARRAAAALKLQANKTDRNDARGLAQLVRSGWYDAVPMKSMATHRVRAIVVARDQLVRMCTALINKIRGLAKTFGILLGPGKGGSFDRAVRQAMPADPMVSDLLNGLLETLAMLRDRRRRFDRQLGRIAREDETCRRLMTAPGVGPITAIAFASAIEDPGRFRRSSDVGAYLGLTPTRYQSGEVDIGGRISKCGDRLTRRLLFEAASVIMFRTRMPLGLRDWAARLADRAGSWKARVALARKLATVLYGMMRDGRDFEARPAA